A genomic region of Streptosporangium lutulentum contains the following coding sequences:
- the coaA gene encoding type I pantothenate kinase — MQLSRAQWSELRKNTPLTLTADELEELRGVDDPINLAEVTDIYLPLTRLLNLHFTGARERSRALNTFLGASQRPAPYILGIAGSVAVGKSTTARLLHTLLARWPEHPRVELITTDSFLYPNKVLTEKDIMHRKGFPESYDRRALVRFVADVKAGLPEVTAPVYSHLEYDIVPGAAQVVHRPDILIVEGLNVLQPAPPTALAVNDYFDFSIYVDAKVEHIRNWYVDRFHKLRRTAFEDPKSYFKYLAELSAEEATTFAENVWRDINERNLVENIVPTRGRAGLVLYKGADHSIQRLRLRRI, encoded by the coding sequence GTGCAGCTGAGCCGGGCGCAGTGGAGCGAGCTCCGCAAGAACACGCCGCTGACGCTCACCGCGGACGAACTCGAAGAACTGCGCGGCGTCGACGATCCGATAAACCTCGCCGAGGTCACCGACATCTACCTGCCGCTCACCCGGCTGCTGAACCTGCACTTCACCGGGGCCAGGGAGCGCAGCAGGGCGCTCAACACCTTCCTCGGGGCCAGCCAGCGGCCCGCGCCGTACATCCTGGGCATCGCGGGCAGCGTCGCGGTCGGCAAGTCCACCACCGCCCGGCTGCTCCACACCCTGCTGGCCCGCTGGCCGGAACATCCCCGGGTGGAGCTGATCACCACCGACAGCTTCCTCTACCCGAACAAGGTCCTCACCGAGAAGGACATCATGCACAGGAAGGGCTTTCCGGAGAGCTACGACCGGAGGGCCCTCGTCAGGTTCGTCGCCGACGTCAAGGCCGGGCTGCCCGAGGTCACGGCTCCGGTCTACAGCCACCTGGAGTACGACATCGTGCCCGGCGCGGCCCAGGTCGTGCACCGGCCCGACATCCTCATCGTCGAGGGCCTCAACGTCCTGCAGCCCGCCCCGCCCACCGCGCTCGCGGTCAACGACTACTTCGACTTCTCCATCTACGTGGACGCCAAGGTCGAGCACATCCGCAACTGGTACGTGGACCGCTTCCACAAGCTCCGGCGGACGGCCTTCGAGGACCCCAAGTCCTACTTCAAATACCTCGCCGAGCTGTCGGCCGAGGAGGCGACCACGTTCGCCGAGAACGTGTGGCGCGACATCAACGAGCGCAACCTCGTGGAGAACATCGTCCCCACCCGGGGCCGGGCCGGCCTGGTGCTGTACAAGGGCGCGGACCACTCGATCCAGCGTCTGAGACTCCGCCGCATCTGA
- a CDS encoding DUF389 domain-containing protein: MLHLRVISPPELSDGVLEVLDEAVGVVNLVVLPGAARSPRGDLIQVDVAREAANEVIEALRSLGLCTEGSISVEEVDLSISEAADRAQEAAPGDGDDAVIWAEFSQQAEDDSRLTWAFLAFLAIATQLAAIGVITNSPILIVGAMVLGPEFGAIAAVCFGLLRRDGHLIGRALRALAIGFTVAIALTFACALAARWLGWIDPSSLIDHREINFIVKPDKWSFIVALLAGAAGVLSVTAGKSSALVGVFISVTTVPAAGYFAVAGALGRWSDMAGSSAQLGVNIAGMIISGTVTLLVQKAYWSSFDMRLSARPRRI, from the coding sequence GTGCTGCATCTACGTGTGATCAGTCCGCCGGAACTGTCAGACGGGGTGCTGGAGGTGCTCGACGAGGCCGTCGGCGTCGTCAACCTCGTGGTGCTGCCCGGTGCGGCCCGCTCCCCCCGGGGCGACCTGATCCAGGTCGATGTCGCCCGGGAGGCCGCCAACGAGGTGATCGAGGCGCTCCGGTCTCTCGGCCTGTGCACGGAGGGCTCGATCTCGGTCGAAGAGGTCGACCTGTCGATCTCCGAGGCGGCCGATCGCGCCCAGGAGGCGGCGCCGGGCGACGGGGACGACGCCGTGATCTGGGCGGAGTTCTCCCAGCAGGCCGAGGACGACTCCAGGCTCACCTGGGCCTTTCTGGCGTTTCTCGCGATCGCCACGCAGCTCGCGGCGATCGGCGTGATCACCAACTCTCCGATCCTGATCGTCGGCGCGATGGTGCTCGGGCCGGAGTTCGGCGCGATCGCGGCTGTCTGCTTCGGTCTGCTGCGGCGCGACGGGCACCTGATCGGCCGTGCCCTGCGGGCGCTGGCCATCGGTTTCACGGTCGCCATCGCGCTCACCTTCGCCTGCGCCCTGGCCGCCCGCTGGCTCGGCTGGATCGACCCCTCCTCGTTGATCGACCATCGGGAGATCAATTTCATCGTAAAACCCGATAAATGGTCGTTCATTGTGGCATTGCTCGCCGGCGCGGCCGGGGTACTCTCGGTCACCGCGGGCAAGTCGTCGGCCCTGGTCGGCGTCTTCATCTCGGTGACCACGGTCCCGGCCGCCGGATACTTCGCGGTGGCCGGAGCGCTCGGCCGCTGGAGCGACATGGCGGGATCGTCGGCCCAGCTCGGAGTGAACATCGCGGGCATGATCATCTCCGGCACGGTGACGCTACTCGTCCAAAAGGCCTACTGGTCATCATTCGATATGCGACTTTCGGCGCGGCCGAGGCGCATATAG